The Hypomesus transpacificus isolate Combined female chromosome 3, fHypTra1, whole genome shotgun sequence genome has a window encoding:
- the pomt2 gene encoding protein O-mannosyl-transferase 2: MAKEECVAQSNRSEESSTLRHRRANLKTDTHNSRTLSHNEMSKPKIDDRDDDTDPQHDSQSSNGKSRQSFNSEIHPPNTATHSTFPLLVVLLLSFSTRLYKITEPPHVCWDETHFGKMGSYYINRTFFFDVHPPLGKMLIGLAGYMTGYDGTFPFSKPGDKYEHHNYWGMRGVCAALGACLPVFAYLTVLELSRSEAAAVIAAAMLVFDTGCITLSQYILLDPILMFFILGAVLSMVKFNQQRYRPFSSPWWMWLVLTGVNLAGALGVKFVGLFVILLVGLDTVWDLWRLLGDLHLSLVDVGKHLLARVCGLILLPLFLYVTIFAVHFVVLNKSGSGDGFFSSAFQSRLIGNNLHNASMPEYLAYGSTITVKNLRIAGGYLHSHWHLYPEGVGAKQQQVTAYLHKDYNNLWLLQQQEGDAQSGSSDLVRDGDIIRLQHKETTRNLHSHLHEAPLTKKHFQVTGYGINGTGDPNDLWQVEVSGGRRGDLVKVLRSKVRFLHKATGCVLYSSGKTLPKWGWEQVEVTCSPYLKETPNSQWNIEDHINPKLPNISLSVLKPHFLEILVESHIVMIRGNSGLKPKDNEMNSKPWHWPLNYQGLRFSGVNETEYRVYLLGNPVIWWLNLFCLGLYVTMVTLASLALQRGVSLDQNTQELCRVLREGGGLLFLGWLLHYAPFYTMGRILYYHHYFPAMLFSSMLTGVTVDTLLRAAELCLPPPSSLWLLRAGQAVLLGGVLYSFYLFHPLSYGMKGPLAHDPASTMAGLKWMDSWEF, from the exons ATGGCCAAGGAAGAATGTGTCGCACAATCGAACCGAAGCGAAGAGTCCTCAACTCTACGACATCGGAGAGCAAACCTGAAGACTGATACTCACAACTCCCGTACTTTGAGCCATAATGAGATGTCCAAACCAAAGATTGATGACAGAGATGACGATACAGACCCTCAACATGACTCTCAGTCATCAAATGGGAAGTCACGCCAAAGTTTTAACAGTGAAATACATCCTCCAAATACCGCGACGCACAGCACCTTTCCCCTTCTGGTAGTGTTGCTGCTTTCTTTCTCCACGCGCCTCTATAAAATAACGGAACCCCCTCATGTGTG CTGGGACGAGACTCACTTTGGAAAGATGGGGAGCTACTACATCAACAGAACCTTCTTCTTTGATGTCCACCCGCCTCTTGGCAAA ATGCTGATTGGTCTAGCTGGCTACATGACCGGCTACGATGGAACCTTCCCTTTCTCCAAACCAGGAGACAAATACGAGCACCATAACTACTGGGGGatgagaggg GTCTGTGCTGCTCTgggggcctgcctgcctgtgtttgcctACCTCACAGTGCTGGAGCTGTCCAGGTCGGAGGCTGCTGCAGTCATTGCTGCCGCGATGCTCGTCTTTG ACACTGGCTGCATCACCCTGTCCCAGTACATCCTGCTGGACCCTATCCTGATGTTCTTCATCCTGGGAGCGGTGCTGAGCATGGTCAAGTTCAATCAGCAGAGATACCG GCCCTTTAGCTCCCCCTGGTGGATGTGGCTGGTACTGACTGGTGTGAACCTGGCTGGAGCACTGGGGGTGAAGTTTGTGGGCCTGTTTGTCATCTTGCTGGTGGGACTGGACACAGTCTGGGACCTCTGGAGACTTCTGGGAGATCTGCATCTGTCCTTG GTTGACGTTGGAAAGCACTTGCTGGCCAGGGTGTGTGGGCTCATCCTGCTGCCTCTGTTTCTCTACGTCACCATATTCGCTGTGCACTTTGTTGTCTTGAACAAGAG TGGGTCTGGAGATGGCTTCTTCAGCTCCGCCTTCCAGTCTCGCCTGATTGGAAACAACCTTCACAACGCCTCAATGCCGGAAT ACCTGGCGTACGGCTCCACCATCACAGTAAAGAACCTGCGCATCGCTGGAGGGTACCTCCACTCCCACTGGCACCTGTACCCCGAGGGCgtgggggccaagcagcagcag GTCACCGCCTACCTCCACAAAGACTATAACAACCTGTGGCTGCTCCAGCAGCAGGAGGGGGACG caCAATCTGGATCCTCGGACCTGGTCCGTGATGGTGACATCATCCGACTTCAGCACAAAGA GACCACCAGAAACCTGCACAGTCACCTTCATGAAGCACCTCTCACCAAGAAGCACTTCCAGGTCACAGGATACGGCATA AACGGGACGGGTGACCCTAACGACCTGTGGCAGGTGGAGGTGAGCGGGGGTCGGAGGGGGGACCTGGTGAAGGTGCTTCGCAGCAAGGTGCGCTTCCTCCACAAAGCCACCGGCTGTGTCCTCTACTCCTCCGGAAAGACTCTCCCCAAGTG GGGCtgggagcaggtggaggtgaCCTGTAGCCCCTATCTGAAGGAGACGCCAAACTCCCAGTGGAATATTGAAGACCACATCAACCCCAAAC TGCCCAATATCAGCCTGTCGGTGCTGAAACCTCACTTCCTGGAGATTCTAGTGGAGTCCCACATTGTCATGATTAGG GGCAACAGTGGGTTAAAGCCCAAAGACAACGAGATGAACTCCAAACCCTGGCATTGGCCCCTCAACTACCAG GGGTTGAGGTTTTCTGGAGTGAATGAGACAGAGTATCGAGTTTACCTTCTGGGGAACCCT gtGATCTGGTGGCTGAACCTGTTCTGTCTGGGCCTGTATGTTACCATGGTGACTCTGGCCTCTCTGGCTCTCCAAAGAGGAGTCTCCTTGGACCAGAACACACAAG AGCTGTGCAGGGTgctgagggagggtggaggcctgCTGTTCCTGGGCTGGCTACTTCACTACGCCCCCTTCTACACCATGGGCCGCATCCTGTATTACCACCACTACTTTCCTGCCATGCTGTTCAGCAGCATGCTCACAG GAGTGACTGTTGACACCCTGCTGCGTGCTGCGGAGCTgtgcctgccccctccctcctccctctggctGCTGCGGGCTGGGCAGGCCGTGCTGCTGGGTGGTGTTCTCTACAG CTTCTATCTGTTTCACCCTCTCTCGTACGGGATGAAAGGGCCGCTGGCACACGACCCTGCCAGCACCATGGCAGGCTTGAAGTGGATGGACTCCTGGGAGTTTTAG